Sequence from the Lepisosteus oculatus isolate fLepOcu1 chromosome 13, fLepOcu1.hap2, whole genome shotgun sequence genome:
TGCCTTGAAAGATTAAACCAAGATAAATCCAGACTGAGACTCACActgcaatataaaaaaataattgaaagaaaatgaaattcatACACATGCGGTAAGGAGATTTATAATTAATGACATTTTGTTATATACACTTATAAGCACTGTAATTGCTTTCACAAACCGAGAATAAGGCACTGCGTCTTTCAGGGTTATCAAACATCAGACCCAATCAAATTTCAATTTGAAGGAAAGAAGAAATGTTTCTGTTACTTCAAAGTCAAAGAACATCTTTTGTGAATGAAGACTTTCAACATAGCtggatttttttataataaccTGAGGTTTTGTGTTTTGGAATTAACACTCTTAGAATTGTAAGAGTTTTGTTTAATACTAACACATTTCACACACTGGACATATAAATAGCTGACTtaccacataaaaaggaaagtgGTAAATCAACACCTTTTACAGGGCCAAGTAGAAAAGTCATAAGTACTATTATTGTACTTAGAGTATGatacatatatatgtatatatgtgcTTATAAATGTACTTATATGTGTAAAGCCTTGgagaatatatttattttggagtTGACAATGCAACACTTTTTCAGAATGGATGGATTGtatgttaaaattaatatttttttctcaccaCTGGGATATGAAAAGGTCCAACCATTCTTGAAATGATTATTGTAGATTGGGAACCAGAGTGTCCTACAATTGCTTGAACGTTAGGACTCTTGGTGCAGGACTGGTTAGATAAAAATCCTTTCTCATGTCCATTCATTAATTCCAGTGACGCTTGTACAACCTTACTCAATGAGCTACAGGAATCGTATATCTTATAGCCCAGGGAAACATCAGGAAGAAGGTCTGtactgttatttatttcttcaatGGTAAAAATCAGAGTCTGAGCATACTGCAAGTCTGCGGGAGCTAATCTGCAGAGAAGATCAATTGACATGAATtgacatttaattattaaattaacttAAGTTTTAAATCTCATAAGTTTTATGAAAATCTCTTATCATTGAGATTacacaaggcactgtatatgattCCAAAAGATGTACAacctagatatactgtacaggaaaaaaagaaaaagaaatcactTACCCTTCGCAAACAATCTGTCCTggtttgattttaaatgttgGTGTTGTAATAATAGGGCttttatgaaatgaaaaaatagctCCTATTGTGATGTCTCCTTCTTTTGAAAACTGAGGCAGTTCTTGTGTTCCATACGGCACACAAATAGGCCTTTGAGCTCTTGTAAAAATGGCAATTAATACCACTTCAGCAAGGAGCAGCATTGCAAAGTGTTCTTTCCACTCTGGTCTGAAGTTACAATTGTTTACTTCACAGCACTTATATGCCTCTTTCCAAATCTCCCATGCTTAACATGAAGCAATGTTCACACTCGCACCAAAGCACCTATTCTCAGAGGTGAGAACTATGCATTAATCAactcaaagtgaaaaaataattgtactCATGTATCATGAAGGTATGAGATGATAAATATGTTTGTTAATGTCTCCTAGaagctctatttttttttaagcttctaTCCCAGTAGGATGGATCTCTGCTGCTTGTTATTGTTGGTGTACACAATCTTTAAAAAGATCCATATTGTAGTTGAATAGAGGCGCTGAAGCATAATACAGTACTAGTAACTTCAGAtacaaaagaaatgtaaattaaaatgaattttttAGAAGGAAGAAGCCAAAAgctaattaaactaattaagatcaatgaaaaaaaagactgatttttcttgaaGAGTCTTGTCCAATGATCTGCTAGCCAGCTCACACCCCCCCTTCACCCAGGTCTAAGAAACTAAAGAAGAACATACTGTTCCTAGTATGTTCCTTATAGGAGAAGTATGTTCTTTCTACTGGTTTCTAGGATGATAGTGGAGACTATATTGCAGGATGTCCTGTTCTTTAAGTGAAATGTGATAAAGTCCTGAATATTTATGGTCTTTAAAATACCTTTATTTTTGAGAGTCAGTTTTGCCTTCTCCAATTAATGTCCACTTCAGTTCAAATGAtgcaataattccttacaccacttttttttatctgttctgTAGTGGGCAGCCGATGCAGAAGGCTTCAGTGTTGTCAACAGGTTGGTTTGACACCTAAGTGAGGTGTCTcctgacagaaaaaaatctgtttggaTAGATGTGAATTATTATGAGTGTGAATATTGATTCATTTATTGTGACACACACAGCAGTTATGACGCCATAACAAGTGATCTTCCAATAAACAGGTCACcaggaaaacagacacaaaacacAGCTGTAAGTTACCAAACTAGTGCATGTTATACAGTGTTTGATTGAAAATCACAACCTTTCTAAAAAAAGTCTAGCACTTTTTTGAGCTTCTAACTGGTCTTCTTCTTGTGTCCCTCACTATCAGTAACCAGACTAAACTGCTAATGGcttcaaaataataattgcttacacttctaaaagtgcttttctggacactccactagtacctgaatgggagatctcctggaaTGCcagaagaggtattagtggtgtcagtagggggcgcttaccctgcactctatgtgggtcctaatgcccctgtgTAGTGATGGGAGCACTATACTGTAGAAAAGGCTCTGTCCtctggatgagacataaaaccaaggtcctgactctgtgataattgaaaatcccagggcgtttctcaaaaagagtgggGTGTTACTCTGGTAtcctggccatatttcccattggcctttattaAATTTTGGCCTACTATAATCCCCAcctgtgaactggcttcatcaccctgttctcatccccactgatagctgatgtgtggtgagcctaCAGGTGCAGGTTGGTGGCAATCGCATCATCCACATGCTGATACTGGGGGGCAGTCCCCAGTCttaaaagtgctttgagtggagtgtccagaaaagcgttaagtctaaggaattattattttgtatcaaCAAgggctactgtacataattgtaaggatttttattattattatcattatctcCCTTTTGACAGCTAGGTACAGTAGCATGTTGTTTTAAACAGGCAAACTGCAGGAAATGCAAGTTATTTTTAGAACACGCTACACGTACAGTATGCAGTACATTCAAGAAAGTAGCGATGGGATCTTCAGTTACCTAGCGTCATTAGGTAATaaatatgacaaaaataaatgtaattgtaattatctaattaaaatatactTGGGAATATCCAATTGACAGACACAGGCCAAACGTCCTGTTAACAGTCTTTCTTATATCCTTTAATACAATTTTTACATTCATTCTTTGCACACTTACACATCATGCAAcactttggttttattttagTGTTGCACAGATATGTAAAACGTTGGCtcattttgtggttttattttagatttcattTTTGGTTAAGCAGATAAATCTAAATAAACAAGCTACACAATCAGAGGATATCTAATGAATTTATTGTGGAATCATACagagaaatagaaaatatgagtAGTGTTTGGTTTGTGATAATGCTGTTTAACTCATGCGACTGACAGTTTGTCAAGCAATGTTGATCTTCTAAACACTTCAATCTATAAATCTATTTTATTAGAGCAGAATACtcatgcaactttttttttaaactttgcttCAGAATTGCTTGTCATTTTATTAAGTAACAAAGTAGAACAGAGGAAGAAAACCTGACTTTTAAAAGGAGGAATATATAGAAAAGGTGTAATACATTAGTTCACATAACTACACAATTAAACAAGCTCCAAAGCAGAGTAATAGAATATGATATTTACGAAGTAAAAAGAATGACCAGTGAATTTTAATGTCccaattttttttctgggaaagAATGGACTGTCGAAGATAATCTTCAATTTAGAATTTTTAATCTGAGAtaaaattacatacagtaagataTTTCAGAAAACCTAGATAAGCATAGATATATTATGAATTTTACAGTGATGTTTAGGACATTTTccccattaaatgtttttttgtatttttgtcaggctttattaaaattatataacaTTTTGGCATAAATATACAGAAAAGCAACCCATAACTCGATGCTAAAATTGCAAATATTTCCACAGCTACTGTGAACTTCCCAGGGGAACTGATATAAGCTGGGATAAAGGTGATCCAGACAGCACAGAATATGAGCATgctgaatgtaatgaatttggcttCATTGAAGTTATCAGGCAGTTTACGAGCCAGGAAAGCGAGTACAAAGCACATGGCAGAGAGGAATCCTATATACCCTAACACAGCAATGAATCCCCCTGTTGATCCTAAATCACACTctagaattattttttctctatAGTATTTCGTATTCTTGTATGGAAAAGGGGGTGATATTGTCAACCAAAGAACACAAATGAAGACCTGTATGAGTgtgaaaacaacaacatttaaaCGCTGCTGTGTGGGTCCAAACCATTTCATTATGTTATTGCCTGGCAGTGTAGCCCTAAAGGCCATTAACACCATTATTGTTTTCCCCAGAACACAAGAGATGCACAGGACAAATGTGATCCCAAATGCTGTGTGGCGCAACATACAGGACCAGTCAGAGGGCTGGCCAATGAAAGTAAGtgaacagaggaaacacagtgtcaatgaaaagagcagaaggaaACTCAGTTCAGAGTTATTGGCTCTTACTATTGGAGTAAATCTGTatcggaaaaaaataaaagctacaGCTATGGTTAGGCAAGTACCAAGAGCTGCAAATGTTACTAAAAATATTCCCAAATATTCTCCAAATGACAAAAATTCAATGGTTTTCAATAGACATTGATTCCTTTGTTCATTAGATCTGTATTCCAATGGGCACATATAGCAATCTGCTGAATctagaaatgaaagaaagagaaaaataaacattttgtgttttagcAGAACATTATCTGTTGCATTCATTCCAAAAGTCCTAATAAATATAAAGTGGTAACATATTTGAAGCATGGAACATTTCAGATGGTAAACTTACAAGTTTTACTTAATTAAATGAAGAACAGCTGGATGGATAGTTTTATTGATTGAATCATTAAATCATTAGATTTGCTTCATTGCTActtattacctgtagtgttgctGAACTCTCCCTCTGCACAGGGGATGCAGACAAAGCAGCAGACTGGCTTCCCTTTCTCAATGGCCTTACGAGTCCCTGGAAGGCAGCTCTCACTGCAGACTGACTTTGGCACCTGCCATAAAGTGCAGTTTAAAATAGtcaaacaataattaaatttgtttttattaaatatttttaaaacattaaataactaAATGCTGTATAGTGTTGTaaagttttatatatttttctttttttacattgacCTGCTTTTAATTAACTTATATTGCCTGTTCAGTATGAAGTAAGTTTAAGATGTTTTGTCATTTATCTGGTATGCTTTATCATTTGCTGCCTTACACAGTGAatgaatatttactgtatacagtaaatatcttACCTTATCCTGAGCACCTGCCCACACAACACTGACCCCATTCATCTTAAACTGTTGTCCTTGTGGTAAAGATGCATCATAAAGACCAATaatttcaaatgtaagtgcATCTTTTTTCACCTGCCAGTTTAGTAATGAATATCTTGCAACTGGGTCTCCATTTTCATCAAAGTACACATTCTCACCATTCTTCATTGTAAAATTAGTGTCTCTCAGGAAATTTAAAACCTgtgagaaaatgttttgtggtgAATATCAGCTCCATTGAATAATTGAGAAATTTAAGTGGAATACTTTTGCTTACCTGCCaagtttctgttttatttttatttgtacatgtttttttttcagataattCCTGTCCCTTCTTGCAATTTATCAGATTGTGCAATGAATGACCTACAGCATACACTGCTTTATACACATTATTTAATATCCTAATTTCTGACACATCAGTGTATTGATCATTGATTCCTTTCAAAGTCTCATTTCCTGTGCATTGCTTCACATTTGTCCCTTTTTTGGATGTCAGACTACAACTGAAGACTTTCTCCCAGTATTCATTTAAGCCAGTGTTTCCAGGTGTGTTTGATGGACGAGTATTTAGAATAAATTCTTTCAATCCTGGTATCTCTGTGTTTGGAATCGCAAAGCCAATTGCTCCACCCAGGACTGTGTAACCTTCTTGTAGTGCAAGGAAACTATTTGTAATCCAGGATTCACTGCCCACCCATTGAAAGCCTGAGATGTTCTGAATGAACAGCTCTTTTACTAAAACTCTCAAATCTGTATGAGATGAAAAAGCAACAATTACTTTTGAAGAAGATTTCTTAATAACGTCTACAACGTTCAGGAACTTCTCTCTAGAATCTGTTCTATAAATGGTTTCTAAATATTCAATACAGATCCCCTCTTGTTGTGCCACTTGTACAAAGGTAGCCATGCCATCATTGCCATAAGCATCATTACTTCTAATGGCTCCAACCCAGGTCCatccaaagtgcttcacaagCTTTGCCAGGGCTCTGCTTTGGTAATAATCACTGGGAATTGTCCTGAAGAAAGTGGGGAACTCCTTTCTGTTACTGAGACAGGCACAGGTAGCAAAGTGACTGATCTGCAGCAAGAAAAAGAAggttaaatacaaaaaacacatgCAGCAACTTtagatgttaatgttttttattaattaacaacCTGCTATTGAATGATTCAATCAAGACTAACCCACAGCGAGACTCACACTACAATATGAGTACATCAATATCAATTTTAATAGGACATTGCAGTAAGGAGATGTATAATTAATGGTACTACAGTGTATATTTGTCTTATAAGCACTGTGATTGCATATGAGATTGTCCTGAAGAGAGTGGGAAGATGCTTTTTGTTATTGAGATGGGCACAGATAGCAAAGTGACTGATCTATAAGATGATAAAGATGattcaataaaatgtattcagaactcatgcaaacatacaCCCAATCTCATTTACATATTCCAAACCAagcaaattatatttgtgtttttattaatgaaactgttgaaaaaaactgttaaaagctgaaaaaataatCAAGATTAAGTTTTTTTTGCGCTCATatactgttttgtttaaaagacaATGTGACATATGCAGAAAGGAGCTGACAATGACACTCATTTATTTCAGAATACCATACACATCTATTGACATCTTACTGTGATTACTTTCACATCGTGAGAGTCTGCTGCTGTGTCTCTCAGCGTCAGTGAATGTCAGACACATCtaatttctaaattgcaacTCAAGGGTTGAAACGTTTTGATACTTCCTAGCAACTAAACAGATCTTgctgtattataatataatatttttacaaaataagataACTAATAACACATCTAATCTCAATCTGCTGTGTTCTAGACTGAAGATATTTAATGTCATCAACCTGACCAAAACTGAATATTCTAAGTGTGGTCTTACTTGTGAATTTTAAGATTTAGACAGGGTTTTAAATTCCACACCTTTTGCTTATATGCATATTGTGTTTGCTTCTTCATTGCTTCAAATCATGGTCTTGATAATAACATAGCATCACCCCTATAATATTATACATATAACATTATACTCTATGTCCCTATTGCCAGTGTGAATCACTTTCATAATCAAAGTTGTATTTGCTATGTGTCTTTTCAAGTCATGATTTTGACTTTCtctaaatctaaattaaaatatagttcattttctttagttttatgtactaatttttagtttaaagAATTCTAGCAATTCTAGTAAACAAAAAATGCCTTTTCTAAATGAATGTTGGATATATCTTAAAAAGCCATTGATTCTTTGTATTCTTCTAATCTCCATCATTTCAAAACCAGTTACTGATTTGTCTGCTGTTTCCTTATTAAGTTCtgttcacatttaaaaacattattgtcACAGTTGTCATGCTCCTATCTGTTGGTGCTGCTCAAAATCTAAGTGAGAGTAAGGAAGTAAAACACATCATCTATGAACTGTATCATCCCCCATTTGCTGGAGCTTGACTGGTAAAATAGTATCAGGACATGGTGATATATTGGATTTTTACTGCTTTTACCCCTGCAGTACCTCAGTGTCAGCTGTGTTAAAATCAATCATAGTGCAATATAGTTTAAACGGCACTGGGGTCACAATTTCCCTCTTGATCtattctttaaaatatgttGATATTGATAGTTTCAAAACATACTAAGCTTTAAATGTCTAGCTTTTGGTATAAATACTTAAATAATTGTGAGAGCATCTATTATTATTCCAGTATAGCAGGAAGTCTGAACTATACCTCCATTTTACAAACCATATAAATAGCCAAAATACAAAATCATAAAGAAATATAATGTATGAAAACAAGTTTCCACCCAATCTATAAAAACGATGCACTatataatgaaattaatttatttttctcaccACTGGGATATGAAAGGGTCCAACCATTCTTGAAAGAATTATTGTAGATTGGGAACCAGAGTGTCCTACAATTGCTTGAACATTAGAAGTCTTGGTGCAGGACTGGTTAGATAAAAATCCGATTTCATATCCATTCATTAATTCCAGTGACGCTTGTACAACCTTACTCATTGAGCTACAGGAATCATATATCTTATAGCCCAGGGAAACATCAGGAAGAAGGTCTGtactgttatttatttcttcaatGGAAAATATCATAGTCTGAGCGTACTGTAATTCTCCCGGAGCTAATCTGAAAGGATTAATTCACatgtctcaataataataataataataataataataataataataataataataattctagtttgaaaaaattaaaagtggTCAGATTCTGAAGTTAAGAtatatggaaaaaagaaaacagtaaagGAAATCACTTACCCATCACATATAACTTGTCCTggtttgattttaaatgttgGTGTTGTAATAATAGGGCttttatgaaatgaaaaaattgcTCCTATTGTGATGTCTCCTTCTTTTGAAAACTGAGGCAGTTCTTCTGTTCCATACGACACACAAATGGGTCTTTGAGCTCTTGTAAAAATGGCAATTAATACCACTTCAGCAAGGAGCAGCATTGTAAAGTGTTCCTTCCACTCTGGTCTGAAGTTACAATTGTTTACTTCACAGCACTTATATACCTCTTTCCAAATCTCCCATGCTCAACATGAAGCAATGTTCACACTCGCACCAAAGCACCTATCCTCAGAGGTGAGAACTATGCATTAATCAactcaaagtgaaaaaataattgtact
This genomic interval carries:
- the LOC138242178 gene encoding extracellular calcium-sensing receptor-like, translated to MLLLAEVVLIAIFTRAQRPICVSYGTEELPQFSKEGDITIGAIFSFHKSPIITTPTFKIKPGQVICDGLAPGELQYAQTMIFSIEEINNSTDLLPDVSLGYKIYDSCSSMSKVVQASLELMNGYEIGFLSNQSCTKTSNVQAIVGHSGSQSTIILSRMVGPFHIPVISHFATCACLSNRKEFPTFFRTIPSDYYQSRALAKLVKHFGWTWVGAIRSNDAYGNDGMATFVQVAQQEGICIEYLETIYRTDSREKFLNVVDVIKKSSSKVIVAFSSHTDLRVLVKELFIQNISGFQWVGSESWITNSFLALQEGYTVLGGAIGFAIPNTEIPGLKEFILNTRPSNTPGNTGLNEYWEKVFSCSLTSKKGTNVKQCTGNETLKGINDQYTDVSEIRILNNVYKAVYAVGHSLHNLINCKKGQELSEKKTCTNKNKTETWQVLNFLRDTNFTMKNGENVYFDENGDPVARYSLLNWQVKKDALTFEIIGLYDASLPQGQQFKMNGVSVVWAGAQDKVPKSVCSESCLPGTRKAIEKGKPVCCFVCIPCAEGEFSNTTDSADCYMCPLEYRSNEQRNQCLLKTIEFLSFGEYLGIFLVTFAALGTCLTIAVAFIFFRYRFTPIVRANNSELSFLLLFSLTLCFLCSLTFIGQPSDWSCMLRHTAFGITFVLCISCVLGKTIMVLMAFRATLPGNNIMKWFGPTQQRLNVVVFTLIQVFICVLWLTISPPFPYKNTKYYREKIILECDLGSTGGFIAVLGYIGFLSAMCFVLAFLARKLPDNFNEAKFITFSMLIFCAVWITFIPAYISSPGKFTVAVEIFAILASSYGLLFCIFMPKCYIILIKPDKNTKKHLMGKMS